One part of the Syngnathus acus chromosome 17, fSynAcu1.2, whole genome shotgun sequence genome encodes these proteins:
- the fam131a gene encoding protein FAM131A isoform X2 yields the protein MIPKSGKSSADSRKSVGIHEFAALARSSLNGISQAVRDHVTKPTSLAQGRVAHLIEWKGWPKPANPPQAAHFSSYCHLSEGEKEARFAAGVAEQFAIAEAKLRAWASIDEDDADEEDSNDEDAKAGSHADFPPRSTADSVTCDPTCPARIRREGIFQEEGNGGEVCVHHKPEWRPGRFDSCYSTSHSESPGEEDEEEEDEVFQEARAWSSDRFPLDRASSSGVASLDEEDQENQEQGGDKLEDKEYLM from the exons ATGATTCCAAAGTCAGGCAAATCTTCGGCGGACTCGCGGAAAAGTGTGGGCATCCATGAGTTTGCAGCGCTAGCTAGATCCTCCTTGAATG GCATCTCTCAGGCGGTGAGGGACCACGTGACCAAGCCCACCTCGCTGGCCCAGGGCCGGGTGGCCCACCTCATCGAGTGGAAAGGTTGGCCCAAACCCGCCAACCCCCCCCAGGCCGCACACTTCAGCTCCTACTGCCACCTGAGCGAAGGCGAGAAGGAGGCTCGCTTCGCTGCAG GCGTGGCCGAGCAGTTTGCCATCGCCGAGGCCAAGCTGCGAGCGTGGGCGTCGATAGACGAGGACGACGCGGACGAGGAAGACTCCAACGACGAAGACGCCAAAGCGGGCTCTCACGCCGACTTCCCTCCTCGGAGCACAGCAG ACTCCGTAACGTGCGATCCTACCTGCCCAGCTCGGATCCGGCGTGAAGGCATTTTCCAGGAGGAAGGCAACGGCGGCGAGGTGTGCGTCCACCACAAACCCGAGTGGAGGCCAGGCCGTTTCGATTCCTGCTACTCGACCTCGCACTCGGAATCTCCCggagaggaggacgaggaggaagaagatgaggtGTTCCAGGAAGCCCGGGCGTGGAGCTCCGACCGCTTCCCGTTGGACCGGGCCTCCTCCTCCGGGGTGGCGTCCCTGGATGAGGAGGACCAAGAGAACCAGGAGCAAGGAGGAGACAAGCTGGAGGATAAAGAGTATTTGATGTGA
- the fam131a gene encoding protein FAM131A isoform X1: MHAMSQSSRGSKRRWQEDQEVKFEKSDMIPKSGKSSADSRKSVGIHEFAALARSSLNGISQAVRDHVTKPTSLAQGRVAHLIEWKGWPKPANPPQAAHFSSYCHLSEGEKEARFAAGVAEQFAIAEAKLRAWASIDEDDADEEDSNDEDAKAGSHADFPPRSTADSVTCDPTCPARIRREGIFQEEGNGGEVCVHHKPEWRPGRFDSCYSTSHSESPGEEDEEEEDEVFQEARAWSSDRFPLDRASSSGVASLDEEDQENQEQGGDKLEDKEYLM, encoded by the exons ATGCATGCCATGAGCCAGAGCTCCAGAGGTAGCAAAAGGAGGTGGCAGGAGGACCAAGAG GTGAAATTCGAGAAGAGTGACATGATTCCAAAGTCAGGCAAATCTTCGGCGGACTCGCGGAAAAGTGTGGGCATCCATGAGTTTGCAGCGCTAGCTAGATCCTCCTTGAATG GCATCTCTCAGGCGGTGAGGGACCACGTGACCAAGCCCACCTCGCTGGCCCAGGGCCGGGTGGCCCACCTCATCGAGTGGAAAGGTTGGCCCAAACCCGCCAACCCCCCCCAGGCCGCACACTTCAGCTCCTACTGCCACCTGAGCGAAGGCGAGAAGGAGGCTCGCTTCGCTGCAG GCGTGGCCGAGCAGTTTGCCATCGCCGAGGCCAAGCTGCGAGCGTGGGCGTCGATAGACGAGGACGACGCGGACGAGGAAGACTCCAACGACGAAGACGCCAAAGCGGGCTCTCACGCCGACTTCCCTCCTCGGAGCACAGCAG ACTCCGTAACGTGCGATCCTACCTGCCCAGCTCGGATCCGGCGTGAAGGCATTTTCCAGGAGGAAGGCAACGGCGGCGAGGTGTGCGTCCACCACAAACCCGAGTGGAGGCCAGGCCGTTTCGATTCCTGCTACTCGACCTCGCACTCGGAATCTCCCggagaggaggacgaggaggaagaagatgaggtGTTCCAGGAAGCCCGGGCGTGGAGCTCCGACCGCTTCCCGTTGGACCGGGCCTCCTCCTCCGGGGTGGCGTCCCTGGATGAGGAGGACCAAGAGAACCAGGAGCAAGGAGGAGACAAGCTGGAGGATAAAGAGTATTTGATGTGA